The following proteins come from a genomic window of Maribacter sp. HTCC2170:
- a CDS encoding bifunctional metallophosphatase/5'-nucleotidase, which yields MDRRKFITKTSASTAFVGLGGLSLGSCKSLSTNHITILHTNDVHSHIDAFPKTHSHFPNLGGLARRATLVETIRTENPNTLLLDAGDIFQGTPYFNFYGGELEFKLMSKLKYDAATIGNHDFDNGIDGLFAQLPHASFELLSGNYDFSNTVLNGHVKPYNTYKVGGLKIGIYGIGIELIGLVTKKLFKETKYLDPYDIATDIETKLKEEENCDLVICLSHLGYHYKNENKPDDLKLAAKTKYTDLIIGGHTHTFLDKPTVIKNALGTNILVNQVGCYGINLGRIDFYFDSDKNKQSKGTSIIV from the coding sequence ATGGATAGAAGAAAATTTATTACAAAAACCTCAGCTTCGACTGCCTTTGTTGGGCTGGGAGGACTTTCTTTGGGCTCGTGCAAAAGTTTGTCAACCAATCATATTACCATCTTACACACGAATGATGTACACAGCCACATCGACGCTTTTCCAAAAACCCACTCCCACTTTCCAAATTTGGGTGGCTTAGCCAGGAGGGCAACATTAGTTGAAACTATACGTACCGAAAACCCCAACACACTGTTACTGGACGCAGGAGACATTTTTCAAGGCACCCCTTATTTTAATTTTTATGGAGGTGAGCTAGAATTTAAATTGATGAGCAAGCTAAAATATGATGCAGCTACAATAGGAAACCACGATTTTGACAATGGCATTGATGGGTTATTTGCCCAATTACCACATGCCTCATTTGAATTATTATCGGGCAATTATGATTTTAGCAATACGGTATTAAACGGTCATGTTAAGCCCTATAACACATACAAGGTCGGTGGCTTGAAAATTGGTATTTATGGTATAGGTATTGAACTCATAGGGTTAGTCACTAAAAAACTTTTTAAAGAAACAAAATATTTAGACCCCTATGATATTGCAACCGATATTGAAACCAAACTAAAAGAAGAGGAAAATTGTGATTTGGTTATTTGTCTTTCGCATTTGGGATATCATTATAAAAACGAAAACAAACCTGACGATTTAAAACTTGCGGCAAAAACAAAATATACTGATCTGATTATTGGAGGTCACACCCATACTTTCCTGGACAAACCAACAGTAATCAAAAATGCGTTGGGCACGAACATATTGGTCAATCAGGTTGGTTGTTATGGGATAAACCTTGGGCGCATTGACTTTTATTTTGATAGCGATAAAAACAAACAGTCGAAAGGGACAAGCATCATCGTTTAA
- the ligA gene encoding NAD-dependent DNA ligase LigA, which produces MSVRQKIEALRAELREHNHNYYVLDNPTISDYDFDMKLKELQELEAKHPEFYDATSPTLRVGGDITKNFNTIVHEHRMYSLDNSYSKEDLEDWEKRIQRILGDAEVEFTCELKYDGASISLTYEDGKLSKAVTRGDGFQGDEVTANIKTIRSVPLQLKGDYPPKFDIRGEIILPLDGFEKMNQERVAAGEDPYMNPRNTASGSLKLQDSAAVAQRPLDCLLYGIVGPNTGITSQYEMLEKSRDWGFKVPSIAQLCKTIDEVMAFVEYWDVHRHDLPYETDGVVIKVNSLQHQDELGYTSKSPRWAMAYKFKAEQVSTVLNEITYQVGRTGAITPVANLEPVLLAGTTVKRASLHNADQIEKLDIRERDTVFVEKGGEIIPKIIGVDIPKRPADSEPIKYITLCPECETELVRTEGDAKHYCTNFYGCPTQITGRIQHFISRKAMDIEGLGGETVELLFKEGLIRNYADLYILTKEQIMPLERMAEKSAENLVKGVADSTTIPFERVLFALGIRFVGETVAKKLAKAYKNIDALMAASSEELIAVDEIGERIAQSVVEFFQNERNLDNIARLKSYGVQFEISADKLLNQTEILKGKTFVVSGVFETISRNDLKKLIEDNGGKVGSSISSKTSFLVAGDKMGPSKRTKAEKLDIPIITEQDFLNMV; this is translated from the coding sequence ATGAGTGTTAGACAAAAGATAGAGGCACTACGTGCTGAATTACGCGAGCATAACCATAATTATTATGTGTTGGATAATCCAACGATATCTGATTATGATTTTGATATGAAGCTCAAAGAGTTGCAGGAGCTTGAGGCAAAACACCCTGAGTTTTATGATGCTACATCACCAACCTTGCGTGTTGGCGGTGATATTACGAAGAACTTCAATACTATAGTCCATGAACATCGCATGTATTCTTTGGATAACTCTTATTCAAAAGAGGATCTTGAAGATTGGGAAAAGCGCATACAGCGTATTCTAGGTGATGCGGAAGTGGAGTTCACCTGTGAACTAAAATACGATGGTGCTTCAATTAGTTTAACATATGAAGACGGTAAGTTGTCCAAAGCTGTTACCCGTGGAGATGGATTTCAAGGCGATGAGGTCACCGCGAACATAAAAACAATCCGTTCGGTACCGCTTCAACTAAAGGGCGATTATCCGCCAAAATTTGATATTCGTGGAGAAATTATTTTGCCATTGGATGGTTTTGAAAAAATGAACCAGGAGCGTGTCGCTGCTGGTGAAGATCCTTATATGAACCCACGTAATACGGCTTCTGGCAGTTTAAAATTACAAGATAGTGCCGCGGTTGCCCAGCGTCCTCTGGATTGTCTATTATATGGTATTGTTGGGCCAAACACAGGAATTACCTCTCAATATGAGATGCTAGAGAAGTCACGTGATTGGGGCTTTAAAGTACCAAGCATTGCGCAGCTCTGTAAAACTATTGATGAGGTGATGGCTTTTGTTGAGTATTGGGATGTTCATAGACATGATTTACCCTACGAAACAGATGGTGTGGTTATTAAAGTGAATAGTCTACAACACCAAGATGAGCTTGGTTATACCTCAAAGTCCCCACGCTGGGCAATGGCCTATAAATTCAAGGCAGAACAGGTATCTACGGTTTTGAATGAAATCACTTACCAAGTTGGGAGAACAGGCGCAATTACACCTGTGGCTAATTTGGAACCGGTTCTATTGGCTGGTACAACTGTGAAAAGAGCTTCTTTGCATAATGCGGATCAAATAGAGAAGCTGGATATTCGTGAAAGAGATACTGTTTTTGTTGAAAAAGGAGGGGAGATCATTCCAAAAATCATAGGAGTAGATATTCCAAAACGACCTGCGGATTCAGAGCCTATAAAATATATTACCCTTTGTCCTGAGTGTGAAACGGAATTGGTGCGTACCGAGGGCGATGCAAAACACTATTGTACTAATTTTTATGGGTGCCCTACCCAGATTACGGGTCGTATCCAGCACTTTATTTCCCGTAAAGCAATGGACATTGAAGGTCTCGGAGGTGAGACGGTGGAATTGCTCTTTAAAGAAGGACTCATTAGAAATTATGCGGATCTCTACATTTTGACCAAAGAGCAAATAATGCCATTGGAACGAATGGCAGAGAAATCTGCTGAGAACCTAGTGAAAGGGGTGGCCGATTCAACGACAATTCCTTTTGAAAGAGTATTGTTTGCCTTGGGAATTAGGTTTGTAGGTGAAACAGTAGCTAAAAAATTGGCTAAGGCCTATAAAAATATTGATGCTTTAATGGCGGCCTCTTCAGAGGAACTGATTGCTGTAGATGAGATAGGGGAAAGAATCGCCCAAAGTGTGGTTGAGTTCTTTCAGAATGAAAGAAATTTAGATAATATAGCTCGTTTGAAAAGCTATGGGGTTCAATTCGAAATATCAGCGGACAAACTTTTAAACCAAACCGAAATACTCAAAGGAAAAACATTTGTGGTATCAGGAGTATTTGAAACAATCAGCAGGAATGACCTTAAAAAACTGATTGAGGATAATGGCGGAAAGGTGGGATCCTCAATTTCTTCCAAAACTTCATTCCTAGTGGCTGGTGATAAAATGGGCCCCAGCAAACGAACAAAGGCAGAAAAATTAGATATTCCCATCATAACGGAACAGGATTTCCTTAATATGGTTTAA
- a CDS encoding M23 family metallopeptidase: MITNTTRRFWYALLSSIAFLVRYRYSKKWLLAIALILVIGFIIPQKMIIPVQEATTNSWAEDSFWAYPWGTSITHKGVDIFAERGTNVISSTHGIVVYTHEGGKGGKSVMILGPKWRFHYYAHLDTNDAFAFQPVKPGTVLGTVGDTGNAKGKPPHLHYAITTPFPYPQFYDSESVQGWKKIFYLSPDTWLRKD; the protein is encoded by the coding sequence ATGATAACCAACACTACAAGACGTTTTTGGTATGCACTATTGTCTTCAATAGCATTTTTGGTACGTTACAGATATTCCAAAAAATGGCTATTGGCCATCGCTTTGATATTGGTTATTGGGTTCATCATTCCACAGAAAATGATAATTCCTGTTCAGGAGGCAACAACAAACAGCTGGGCAGAAGACTCTTTTTGGGCATATCCTTGGGGAACTTCAATTACTCATAAAGGCGTTGATATCTTCGCTGAGAGAGGAACAAATGTGATTTCTTCAACACATGGTATTGTGGTTTATACCCATGAAGGAGGAAAAGGGGGAAAGTCTGTAATGATTCTGGGGCCCAAATGGCGATTTCATTATTATGCGCATTTAGATACAAATGATGCTTTTGCCTTTCAACCTGTAAAACCTGGAACGGTTTTAGGTACAGTGGGTGATACAGGAAACGCAAAAGGAAAACCACCACATTTGCACTATGCGATAACCACACCTTTTCCGTACCCGCAATTTTATGATTCGGAGTCGGTTCAAGGATGGAAGAAAATATTCTACCTAAGTCCTGATACTTGGTTGCGAAAAGATTAG
- the dapA gene encoding 4-hydroxy-tetrahydrodipicolinate synthase, which yields MDKFIGTGVALITPFKSDFSIDTMALTNIVNHCIDGGVNYLVALGTTAETATLTCTEKELVISTIVSANAGRLPLVLGIGGNNTAAVVEEVKNQNLQDFDAILSVSPYYNKPTQEGIYRHFMAIADNCPVPIIMYNVPGRTGSNMLPKTVVRLAQDAKNIIGVKEASGNMAQVLHIIKEKPKKFMVISGDDMTALPTVLAGGSGVISVLGQGLPAEFSNMIQLGLNSWVDAANKLQSSLHDGMDLIFEEGNPAGIKSVFEVLGLSTAVVRLPLVEATEQLKNKISEFIKPYADLHTEKSS from the coding sequence ATGGATAAATTTATCGGTACCGGAGTTGCGCTGATCACCCCTTTTAAAAGTGATTTTTCTATTGATACAATGGCTTTGACCAATATCGTGAATCATTGCATAGATGGCGGGGTGAATTATTTGGTTGCCTTGGGAACCACAGCGGAGACTGCAACATTGACCTGCACCGAGAAAGAACTGGTTATTTCTACCATTGTTAGTGCTAACGCAGGTCGTTTGCCTCTTGTTTTGGGAATTGGCGGGAATAATACAGCCGCGGTTGTTGAGGAGGTTAAAAATCAAAACCTACAGGATTTTGACGCGATACTCTCCGTTTCACCTTATTACAATAAACCAACCCAGGAAGGTATTTATAGACATTTTATGGCCATTGCTGATAATTGCCCAGTTCCAATAATAATGTATAATGTTCCAGGTCGGACGGGGAGTAATATGCTGCCCAAAACTGTTGTTCGTCTCGCACAGGATGCCAAGAATATTATTGGTGTAAAAGAGGCCTCAGGCAATATGGCCCAGGTATTACATATTATTAAAGAAAAGCCGAAGAAATTCATGGTGATTTCTGGAGATGATATGACTGCTCTGCCCACTGTTTTGGCAGGCGGTTCTGGAGTTATTTCTGTTTTGGGCCAAGGTCTTCCGGCGGAGTTTTCGAATATGATTCAATTAGGGTTGAATTCTTGGGTTGATGCCGCCAATAAACTGCAATCTTCCTTGCACGATGGAATGGATTTGATTTTTGAAGAAGGTAATCCAGCAGGTATCAAATCCGTCTTTGAAGTATTAGGGCTTTCTACAGCGGTGGTTAGGCTCCCCTTGGTTGAAGCTACTGAGCAACTTAAGAACAAAATCAGCGAGTTCATCAAACCATATGCAGACCTACATACTGAGAAAAGTTCGTAA
- a CDS encoding LEA type 2 family protein, which translates to MKKIFSIVVLVLFVVSCKINKQPVFLGIEKIDLEQATLDSITVRADALFNNGNDLGGTLLTDEIEVFIDDAYIATVSSEAFKVPPQDTFTVPLRVNFPSSKIFNENNGGLLGAIIKQVLNKKIEVNFKGDITYKLAGFSFDYPIDHTEEIHIK; encoded by the coding sequence GTGAAAAAAATATTTTCCATCGTTGTTTTAGTACTTTTTGTTGTCAGTTGTAAAATAAACAAGCAACCAGTATTTCTAGGTATTGAAAAAATTGACCTTGAACAAGCTACTCTAGATTCAATCACCGTAAGGGCCGATGCACTTTTCAACAATGGGAATGATTTAGGTGGAACGTTATTGACCGATGAGATTGAGGTTTTTATTGATGATGCCTATATCGCAACCGTATCATCAGAGGCATTCAAAGTTCCCCCACAGGATACTTTCACAGTGCCTCTTAGGGTCAATTTCCCCAGTTCTAAAATATTCAATGAAAATAACGGAGGTCTTTTAGGAGCAATTATCAAACAGGTATTGAACAAGAAGATTGAAGTGAATTTCAAAGGTGACATTACCTATAAACTTGCTGGTTTTTCATTTGATTACCCAATTGACCATACTGAAGAAATCCATATAAAATAA
- the prmC gene encoding peptide chain release factor N(5)-glutamine methyltransferase has product MLLKEIKNIYHKELDSIYPKDEVASFFYLAIEHYLKLERFVLALQPSLIIKKEEEQPLFEALSQLKLERPIQYILGLTQFMNLEFKVNENVLIPRPETEDLVRWIVSDLEHGKSEINILDIGTGSGCIAVSLAKLLPNSKVYALDISNKALEVAKKNAILNQVEVEFLQADVLTLKELHLKFDVIVSNPPYVRMLEKTEMNKNVLDNEPELALFVEDNDALVFYRKIVDFAKENLDQNGSLYFEVNQYMGEETKSLLKSYFSEVELRKDIFGNNRMLKGIYQNNKNQHMKSIVVFCGSSEGIDPGILEAAEELGKALAKRNITLVYGAAKIGVMGKVAQGALSQGGKVVGIIPDFLKLKEVCHTRLTELIVTENMHERKLLMHERSEGIITLPGGYGTLEELFEMITWAQLGLHQKPIGILNTNGFYDDLLKMLRKMVAQGFLKIENYSMLLVDDTIEGLLEKMETYVPKALPKWIKKEQV; this is encoded by the coding sequence ATGCTTTTAAAGGAAATAAAAAACATATATCACAAAGAGTTGGATTCCATTTATCCAAAAGATGAGGTAGCTAGCTTTTTTTATCTGGCAATAGAGCATTATTTAAAACTTGAACGTTTTGTACTGGCTTTGCAGCCATCATTGATTATTAAAAAAGAGGAAGAGCAACCATTATTTGAGGCACTAAGTCAATTGAAATTGGAGCGACCCATCCAGTATATTCTTGGGTTGACTCAATTTATGAATTTAGAATTTAAGGTAAACGAGAATGTGCTTATTCCAAGGCCTGAAACTGAAGATTTGGTTCGTTGGATTGTTTCCGATTTAGAACATGGTAAATCTGAAATAAATATACTTGATATTGGTACTGGTAGCGGGTGCATAGCAGTTTCTTTAGCCAAGTTGTTACCAAATTCAAAGGTTTACGCTTTGGATATTTCAAATAAAGCATTGGAAGTAGCAAAGAAAAATGCCATTTTGAACCAGGTCGAAGTTGAATTTTTGCAGGCAGATGTTTTGACCTTGAAAGAGCTTCATTTAAAATTTGATGTTATTGTTTCCAATCCGCCGTATGTAAGGATGTTGGAGAAAACTGAGATGAATAAAAATGTCCTTGACAATGAGCCTGAATTGGCCTTGTTCGTTGAAGACAATGATGCATTGGTATTCTATCGAAAGATAGTCGATTTTGCAAAGGAAAACCTAGATCAAAACGGATCCCTTTACTTTGAGGTTAACCAATATATGGGCGAGGAGACAAAATCACTCTTAAAGAGTTATTTTTCTGAGGTGGAATTACGAAAAGATATCTTTGGAAACAATAGAATGTTGAAAGGTATCTATCAAAATAATAAAAATCAACATATGAAAAGTATCGTTGTATTTTGTGGAAGTAGCGAAGGTATTGACCCGGGAATTCTAGAGGCAGCGGAGGAATTGGGTAAGGCGCTTGCCAAACGCAATATTACTTTGGTCTATGGGGCCGCAAAGATTGGGGTAATGGGCAAAGTTGCCCAAGGTGCATTGAGTCAAGGGGGTAAGGTAGTAGGGATTATTCCTGACTTTTTGAAACTAAAAGAGGTGTGTCATACAAGGCTTACCGAATTGATCGTCACTGAAAATATGCATGAACGAAAATTATTGATGCATGAACGATCAGAGGGTATAATTACTTTGCCTGGTGGGTATGGTACCTTGGAAGAGTTGTTCGAGATGATAACCTGGGCGCAATTGGGGCTTCATCAAAAACCGATCGGAATATTGAACACCAATGGCTTTTATGATGATTTATTAAAAATGTTGCGTAAAATGGTGGCTCAGGGATTCCTTAAGATTGAAAACTATTCGATGTTGCTGGTTGATGATACGATTGAAGGATTGTTGGAAAAAATGGAGACTTATGTACCAAAGGCATTACCAAAATGGATTAAAAAAGAGCAAGTTTAG
- a CDS encoding cation:proton antiporter codes for MSYFLIATILVFLSAIFGFINVRFLKLPNTIGLMVITIVFTLGVFALSYFDDTLLNAEKYIIKQIDFKTLLLDIMLSFLLFAGALHTNFQQLHVQRWPILVFSTLGVLVSTFLVGIATYYLLMAFGMDVDFVYCLLFGALISPTDPIAVLGILKKAGAPKKLETKIVGESLFNDGVGVVVFLTIFQFASSGEAQVSALDVLELFGVEVFGGILLGLLIGWITYRLMKSIDDYDIEVIITLATVMVGTTIAHEFHLSAPLAMVAAGLVVGNDTLRESSMSKITETYVDKFWELIDILLNTLLFVLIGMEMLVLTFELDYMIAGLISIPIILTCRYLSLLLPINFFKEKLDFVPNTNLIMTWGGLRGGISIALALGLTQDMHRDLFLVITYIVVVFSIIVQGLTVGKLIKKLS; via the coding sequence ATGAGTTATTTTCTGATAGCCACTATTCTCGTTTTTTTATCTGCCATCTTTGGTTTTATCAATGTTCGTTTTTTAAAACTACCCAATACCATAGGCCTTATGGTTATTACCATTGTTTTTACCTTGGGGGTTTTTGCCTTGAGCTATTTTGATGACACCCTTCTGAATGCTGAAAAGTACATTATTAAGCAAATTGATTTCAAAACCTTGCTGTTGGATATCATGTTAAGTTTCTTGCTCTTCGCAGGGGCATTACACACCAATTTTCAACAATTGCATGTACAACGATGGCCTATATTGGTTTTTTCGACCTTAGGGGTTTTAGTTTCCACGTTTTTAGTAGGAATAGCAACTTATTACTTATTAATGGCTTTTGGAATGGATGTTGACTTTGTTTATTGCTTGTTATTTGGTGCTTTGATTTCTCCAACTGACCCGATTGCTGTACTTGGTATTTTAAAGAAGGCCGGTGCTCCTAAAAAATTAGAAACCAAAATTGTCGGGGAGTCCTTGTTTAATGATGGGGTAGGGGTCGTAGTGTTTTTGACCATCTTCCAGTTTGCATCATCAGGTGAAGCACAAGTATCCGCATTAGATGTTTTGGAATTGTTTGGTGTTGAGGTTTTCGGTGGAATTTTATTGGGATTACTAATTGGTTGGATTACCTATAGATTAATGAAATCTATAGATGACTATGATATTGAAGTCATTATCACCTTGGCAACTGTAATGGTAGGAACCACAATCGCTCATGAGTTTCATCTTTCAGCTCCTTTGGCAATGGTCGCAGCGGGGCTGGTTGTTGGCAATGATACATTGCGTGAAAGCTCAATGTCTAAAATCACTGAAACATACGTAGATAAATTTTGGGAATTGATAGATATTCTCTTGAATACGCTCTTATTTGTGCTGATAGGGATGGAAATGCTAGTTCTTACGTTTGAATTGGATTATATGATTGCGGGGTTAATTTCAATTCCCATCATACTTACGTGCAGATATTTATCACTATTGCTGCCCATTAATTTTTTCAAAGAGAAGCTGGACTTTGTCCCTAATACCAACCTCATTATGACTTGGGGCGGATTGAGGGGCGGTATATCCATTGCGCTTGCATTGGGCCTAACCCAAGACATGCATCGTGATTTGTTTTTGGTGATAACCTACATCGTGGTGGTATTCTCCATTATAGTTCAAGGGCTGACAGTAGGTAAACTGATTAAAAAGCTATCGTGA
- a CDS encoding outer membrane protein assembly factor BamD, with amino-acid sequence MFLKMRKLLSFLAIAVVLSSCNEYQKALKNEDVKAKYDLAQKYYEEEDYKRANRLFEQIAPKYVGKPQGERVMFFFANTYFETKDYNTAGYQFERFIKSYPKSEKVPQASFLGAKSYFQLSPLHSLDQTDTDKALIKLQSFINTFPDSEYFDEANKMAKELTTKKERKAFEIGKQFNKLGRFDYSFLTPAMAAFDNFISDYPGSIYREEALYLKFEAATEFGMNSFSRLKPERLEEAKTAYSVLKKQYPETKFEDDAAKLLKKIDKELGNKIINEVEEKETK; translated from the coding sequence ATGTTTTTAAAAATGAGAAAACTATTATCTTTTCTTGCTATAGCCGTTGTCTTGTCTTCATGTAATGAGTACCAAAAAGCACTTAAAAATGAGGATGTTAAGGCTAAGTATGATTTGGCTCAAAAATACTACGAGGAAGAAGATTATAAACGTGCAAATCGTTTGTTTGAGCAAATTGCTCCCAAGTATGTAGGTAAACCTCAGGGGGAAAGGGTGATGTTCTTTTTTGCCAACACCTATTTTGAAACTAAAGATTATAACACAGCAGGGTATCAGTTTGAGCGTTTTATAAAATCGTATCCCAAAAGTGAAAAAGTGCCACAAGCCTCATTTTTAGGAGCAAAAAGTTATTTTCAGCTTTCACCTTTACATTCATTGGATCAAACCGATACTGATAAGGCATTGATAAAATTACAAAGCTTTATAAACACATTTCCAGATTCTGAGTATTTTGATGAAGCCAATAAAATGGCTAAAGAATTGACTACGAAGAAGGAGAGAAAAGCATTTGAAATTGGTAAACAGTTCAATAAACTGGGCCGTTTTGATTATTCATTCTTAACACCTGCAATGGCAGCTTTTGATAATTTTATTTCAGATTATCCAGGTTCAATTTATAGGGAAGAAGCTTTGTATTTGAAATTTGAAGCTGCAACTGAGTTTGGCATGAATAGTTTTTCGAGATTAAAGCCAGAACGTTTGGAAGAAGCAAAAACGGCATATAGCGTACTTAAAAAGCAATATCCTGAGACTAAATTTGAAGATGATGCGGCAAAATTGCTCAAGAAAATTGATAAGGAACTTGGCAATAAGATTATAAACGAAGTAGAAGAAAAAGAAACAAAATAA
- a CDS encoding DUF6913 domain-containing protein, whose amino-acid sequence MFLKGLKDKFKHKSGSKFLKEELLKPAANVQRSTGITAIGCLVDLDNFEKPELFFEFVDEYNLRPNAVKIIGYKSYYDKNSPYSTPVFSDKDLGWKGEIENSYALEFLSRDYDLLVNYYNEENLLLQLMTVKTKARVKVGFKEVDQRLNDLILEIPIKDFKTFKLELKKYLKVLNEIT is encoded by the coding sequence ATGTTTTTAAAAGGATTAAAGGACAAATTCAAGCATAAATCTGGCTCTAAGTTCTTAAAGGAGGAATTGTTGAAACCGGCTGCCAATGTTCAAAGAAGCACAGGTATTACGGCAATTGGTTGTCTGGTCGATTTGGACAATTTTGAAAAGCCAGAATTGTTTTTTGAGTTTGTAGATGAGTATAACCTAAGACCCAATGCCGTTAAGATTATTGGCTATAAAAGCTACTACGATAAAAACTCACCCTATTCAACTCCTGTCTTTTCTGATAAGGATTTGGGTTGGAAGGGAGAAATTGAAAATAGCTATGCGCTTGAATTTTTAAGTAGGGATTATGACTTATTGGTCAATTATTATAATGAAGAGAATTTGTTATTACAATTGATGACGGTAAAAACCAAAGCTCGTGTGAAAGTTGGTTTTAAAGAAGTAGATCAGAGATTGAATGATTTAATATTGGAAATACCAATAAAAGATTTTAAAACATTTAAACTAGAACTTAAGAAGTATCTGAAAGTTCTAAATGAAATTACATGA
- a CDS encoding 5'-nucleotidase C-terminal domain-containing protein, whose translation MKIEGRQIQIDSSLSKKELIEEFVAPYRNRINEVLDSTLAYAPKAITKTDGELNTTAGNLMADIVFNQSNPVFKARTGKSIDFVLLNHGGIRAIISEGKVSARNAFEVMPFENNIVVAELKGSDVNDMISYLIKSGRAHPISGMQLILDKTKTVKSIRIQEKPLDVDKTYYVATSDYLVSGGDNMGFFKNNTSITDTDYLIRNAMIDYFKKVDTLAPKVDDRFYIEN comes from the coding sequence TTGAAAATTGAAGGAAGGCAGATACAAATTGATAGTTCTCTTTCAAAAAAAGAATTGATCGAAGAATTTGTTGCGCCATATCGTAATCGCATCAATGAGGTGTTGGACAGCACTTTAGCGTACGCACCAAAAGCTATAACAAAGACTGATGGCGAACTGAACACCACAGCAGGGAATTTGATGGCAGATATCGTTTTTAACCAATCAAATCCAGTTTTCAAAGCAAGAACAGGGAAAAGTATTGATTTTGTTTTGCTAAATCATGGCGGAATCAGAGCTATTATTTCAGAAGGAAAGGTGAGTGCACGTAATGCTTTTGAAGTAATGCCTTTTGAAAACAATATAGTGGTTGCCGAGCTCAAAGGATCAGATGTGAATGATATGATTTCCTATTTGATTAAATCTGGTAGGGCCCATCCAATTTCAGGAATGCAATTGATTTTAGATAAGACTAAGACCGTCAAATCGATTCGAATACAGGAAAAACCATTGGATGTAGATAAAACCTATTACGTTGCCACATCAGATTACCTAGTCTCAGGAGGTGATAACATGGGATTCTTTAAAAACAATACATCTATTACCGATACAGACTATCTGATTAGAAATGCGATGATCGATTATTTTAAGAAAGTAGACACCCTGGCCCCTAAAGTTGATGACAGGTTTTATATAGAAAATTAG
- a CDS encoding GNAT family N-acetyltransferase, with product MNNAKIREIEPKDNEEVATVIRKVLVDLGVPKVGTAYADKALDHMFENYNVPKATYYVAEYNSKIIGCAGIAQLENFEGNVCELQKMYFLEEVRGRGIGSVMMNKCLERAKESGFEQCYLETMPYMKAAQRLYKKSGFEYIDAPMGNTGHYSCPVWMIKQL from the coding sequence ATGAATAACGCAAAAATACGTGAAATTGAGCCAAAGGACAATGAAGAAGTTGCTACAGTAATTCGCAAAGTACTTGTTGATTTAGGAGTGCCAAAAGTTGGGACAGCTTATGCAGACAAAGCTTTAGACCATATGTTCGAAAATTATAATGTGCCAAAAGCAACTTATTATGTAGCTGAGTATAATAGTAAGATTATCGGTTGTGCAGGGATTGCTCAGCTGGAAAATTTTGAAGGCAACGTCTGTGAACTTCAAAAAATGTACTTTTTGGAAGAGGTCAGGGGTAGAGGTATTGGTTCAGTAATGATGAATAAATGCCTAGAAAGGGCAAAAGAGTCTGGCTTTGAACAATGCTATTTAGAGACTATGCCCTATATGAAAGCTGCTCAACGGTTGTACAAAAAATCTGGATTTGAATATATAGATGCCCCAATGGGAAATACAGGACATTATTCTTGTCCGGTTTGGATGATAAAACAATTGTAA